The genomic segment GATGGCAACTTTGACGAAGAAAGGTTTGTATTAAATTAACATTAAAGTATAATGAAAAAGGCAACATCAGCAGCCTTTTGGGTTCATGGACCACCTTGGTTCACCACTGGACCAACATACTAGGCGTAATTTTCAGGAACGTATTAATCATCGGATTTGAAAGTTTCCCCAAATCTCATGGTGCCCCTTTGTAAGGTCAAATGTCAACTTATAATtaggattaaaaaaaaaagaaaaaggttctGCAGATTGGACCCACTGGCTCGAACTGTTGAGCCCATTGTAAATGGCTTAAAACGCAGTCCAAGTGAGTCCACAGACCCAATAATCAAAGGCAAGCTCCTCTTGCTTTCCCTTTGGACTTTCGTGGCCCCCAAAACTAAAACTGACCCATCTAAACATCAAAAGCAAGCTTTACAGAAAACAATGAAAGGTGCTACACTAGAGAATGAAGATTACTCTTAAGTAAGCGTAGGAGAGAAATGCTGCCCTGTGTTCTTTGCCTTTCAGAAGCAGCCAACTTATTTCCAACTCCATCCCCCTGCAAAGAAAATTTAAGGAGATATGCTGCTACGTTAGAATGAACAGTATCAATTTACTACTTTACTCTTTGCTCTTCCTATTCAAAGTTCTAACCCATGTggcttttgattttgaacaATGAACCAACCGTAAACTATTAAGCACAATATTTCTTGTGAAGAGCAAGATACTTGGGTGTAATACACTTCAGATCACAACGAAAATCCAATACAAAAGCATGCGAGAAGTAATAATGCAAAGAGAGAGAATTGTCAACTAACCCTTGGTTTGTCAAACTCATCAGCGTCCAAAGTGCTGATTTCCCTCACTAGAATGGATGAAGCAGGCAAAAGCCTCCTGTTTGTGCAAATATAAAGCCAGGGTCAGATGGCAATTCCAAACACATTCATGACCAAATAATAACGTAAGGTAAGACATGTACTAGCGCCAGTGAGAAGCCACCCTACTTACCTTTTTGGCTTTTCCTTCCTTGAAGAGTTGCAGGAGGTATCAGGTCTGATTTCAGTCTCAGGCACATACGTAAGGTCTTGCTGTTGAGTATGTTTAACTTCCTTAGGTGATACCAGCAAATCCAGTAAGTCCTAAATAGCGTAGGATATGTTGTCATAGAAAAAAGAACTAATGGCCAACTTTGACATCAGAGAATGCATCTATAAAGTAAACATGGAACAGACCCCAACCTCATTTTTCTCACCAAGCTGTTGACCTGGTTCCACAGATGCACTGCTGTCATTGCCTGAAGTGCTGACTGCCAAATGTAAAAGCcttaaatatattaatcatATAGAATGGTGAAACAATAGACTGAAAGACAAGTAAATAAAACATCAACCAGAATTCAATCACAACATGGGCCAATCATAGTTTCAACCACAGGACAAATGGTAACAAGGGCCTTTCAAGATGTAAAATGTTTCACAATCGTAGTCCATAACATAAAAGTTGAGTTTCTAATTCAAACCTTTTACATCTGATTTAGGATCAAGATGCTCCGCAACCACATAATTTGACTCACTTGAATCCTCATGAATATTTCCAGTCCCAGGAAAGCTCTCATGTATCTAATTTAGAcatcattaatatatttgtcaAAGCCATTGCGAATATGCATGGAATGTATATAATTGGCATCCTGATCTCAGAAATTGGTGGCACCCATACCTGAAAAATCTGACAATTTTCGTTTGAAACACAAATGCTTGGAGAACTAACGTCAGCTTCAGAACTTCTCACCTGACCATCcagtaaaaaaaatccatcctatcaaagagaaaagaaatgaaagggaaaattttctttccatcAAAGGCAATTTCTCCAAAAAATCTACCAAAAAGAAGCCTGAGTGTCATCCCTACCATGGCCTCCGGTTCTTGCTTATCATCAATGCATTCAAGCCCACTCAAGTTTGAAGAAGTTTTGTGACTTAATATCTTCATATACAACCAAAAATAGGTTAGATGGATAAAGCACAAAAACATGGTTAAAACCTTTTCCATTAGATATTTAATGATAAGATATATAGAACGAGCCACTCTGATCATACACCTTAATCCCACATGACAAAGTATTATCATTTTCACAAGAGGCAAGGACCAAACTGTCTGAGGAATTCTATTTGAGAAAAAAGACAAAGTTGACCTTCTGAGTCAAAACTTTGGCGATGAAAGGGCTGTGAAAATGATAACATCAGAGTCGGATTATAGAAAGCAATGCCTAGTTATCCATATACCTGAGAAGACATGTCCTGCTGCTGTCTTCGAACAAGGTCGCCATTTTCTGGTGAGCAATTGCAGTTGGGAGAAAGAACTTTCACATTCCTCTGAATGTAGAATTAAGTTGTAGGTATTATAAGTAAATAATCTACTCATACTCTTTTATAGATGACAAAGAGGAGTGGACTCACGAGAAACCAGAATGATATtaaatgaacaaaaagaaagcagCGAAAGTACATGGTCCTCTCCTGGAGTTGAGTCACATATTCTGAGACAGCTACTGCATTCAGAATTGATGCGATTGGAAGAATCCAAAACTGGTTTTGTCTAaacattaaagaaaagttttcaaatataattattctcTTTGAGTTACACGGGTATTATAAGTTAATGCAAGtatgaaaaaagttttatatAGATATTGTAAAACATATTCAAATATAGATAAGTTCCTACTTAAGTACATACCTCATCAAAGCTGCAAAATGTGTGTCCTTCTGAATGTACCGTGGACTCAAAATTTTCACCTACTTTAACAATGGTTGATGCCACCGAATTTTCCTTAGAGCAAGTACAGAAGGACCTCAAATTGTTGAGCTCTTTCTCCATCTCAATAGATCTTGTCTTCTCATTTCTAAGGTTTTCTTTGAGGATCTGGATTTCACTTTCTGCCACCTGATTATGACCAGAGTCTATAATTTAGTTATCAATGAAATCATGTTGAAAAAGGAAACATCAACACATCAAGCTACCCAGAACTACTACCTTCAGTTTTTCATTATGTTGCTTCAAAACACTCCATAAAGCTTTGGCAAAATTTTGCATAATCTGATGATTTCTCTCCCTCTTCATTAAGTTATCAGAGTTCAAGTTTAGAGGTGTacagtttttaaattttgcattgCAGATTCTCAGGTCCTCTGTGATGCAATAAGCAAACATATTAAACATTCGAAGAGGAGGCATGAGAAAGTAGATAAAGGAGCTAAGTAATgcaaataaaagaagaaacttGTAGATCGATAGAAATTAGCAAGACATATTTAACAACCTTCATCATGAAGCCGGTTTTCATCTCCAGCAATCTTTCCTTCAATCTGAAAACAAACttaaatatgataaatgataaaaggCATGCTAATAACAGTTTAGTACTGCTACAGAATAAACAACAACGAGTTGATTTATGATGTTCATCCAAAATCACACTTCCATAACATGATGCAATGGATATGAAAACCTATTATGCGAAGTGAATATGGACTATGGACAACCCCAAACCACTTAAATCTATAGAATTTTTGAATAGTTAATAGAAAATGCTCTAGAAATGTCAAGGAAAAAAGAGTGGCACAACAGGATATGATTTACAGCTTTTGCATAAATACACACGGCTGACTTTCTTGAAACTAAAGTTAGGAATGTAAAATTGTATTACACAAATTCTTAATCATAGTGGACACAGGGCCTTAAGAAGTTGCTAATACACCTTGGTTTCCTTGCTGGATCACAAGTcaagagagagggagaggggTAGAGACTAATGCAAGAAGTACACCAGAAAGGAAGAAACGGCACCcttaaagaggaaaaaaaggtACCATGGAAGCATCACGGCTGCCaagttttattcttttagGCTGCTTAGCCCTAAATGTTGTTTGGAATTGCCTCTTGTTGCAGAGAAAATTGGACTGTGCCTCAATGTTAGTGAACCTAGAAGAAAGATATGTAAATACTGCATCTTATAAGTTGTACAGGTTAAATTTCAAGTGAAACTgagggaaaaggaaaacaaaaaaacagaaagaaatattacttgattttcatgaaAGGTGAAGCTTGTCTTAGCAAGTATGACGCATCAAGATAGTCTTCTTCTCCAGGTTTTACTGTTAAAATCTGCCAACAGAATAAAACTTTCAACAACAGTTATATAGCtaatgaaaatagaataagataaaatgaaattgaaaactGTCTTAGAACTAAGACTACAACGAAGCAAAGAGGAAAATGAAGTACTAGAAGAACAATTAGCATAGTTAATAATATGAGCAAAGCACCTATTGACATGAAGACAACATACCAATGTCATCCTCTTCTTGCCTTCCAAATAATCTCGAAGGTACCTAGTCAGCTGTGTGAAAATAAAGTCATACTAAGTACTAACTATCACCACTAAACAGAGGCAAAAAAAGATCATGTCATCTATCAAACAGATGTAGgttaaaagggaaaagaagacTGTATCAAATATTTGTAACACATGAAGTCATCAAGGGAAGCATTAccaaagaattttgaaagtgcTTCTGCAATGCCTTCTTGGGCTTCTTTTGGTGCTCCAACAAGGACTGAAAACAGAggtaaagaaaagaaaaagaaccaGTCACACAAATGCTGAGAGAGCAAGATAGAGAGAAATAACTTGAAAGTAAGCTAAGAATGATTGAATGAACAACATAAACTGCACTAAACATCAAGCAGATATGTAATTGAGAAAACACCGATCGAAAAGAGTCTTGAGAATGCCTTGAAGATCCAGGAAACAAGTTGAAGGCGCTTACTCTTAGGCATAAACCAAAAACCATCGATGTGTTGTTGATAAAATTGCTCTCTGCCAATCTTGTTCCctgcaataaaatatttgtttcaaaaagCTTACAAGAAACTTTCATTAACATTGACCTTTTGTATCACTAAATCAACTCCCTCAAAATAGTTAAGTATCCAATATCAATCCAACTGCTCATGATTGAAATTTGTGCCTTTGAACTGCatgcaaaaattaaaatgaacaCACAAATACTTTTGAACTGGTGCTGACAGTGTGCCTACATGTTACTATATCACACATAGCTCATTCTTTAAAGAAGTTTCTAGCTGAAAAGGTAGTTACATTACAACCAAACCTTAAAGCAGACAAAACGGAATACCTGATTCCCAGTCCGTTTTTCTCTTTCAGCTCCAGCAAGGTCAACAATAGATAAAACAGTAGAATTTGATTGCTCATCAGTTTCTGCATCAGAACTATCAATACCTCTGCGAATGTTGATGATGCACTGTGAACGGCTGCAAGTATGCCAGCCAATAATCATATCAGTAAAAGTTGCATTTCAATCTATTCAAATTACATAATGTTAAGTAATCATATACTAAAAATGATAGTGTAATTAGTCATTCACCTTGACTGGCTGTTGGCATTTGTCATAGCTGTCGAACGTTTCAGAAGAGCACGACCTATTAACTGCTCTGCCCCCGCAACATCATGAACAAGAACCTGTTTGCATGATTAAGGAAACACCACatccattaattaatttccatCATGAATAatattgaatatatattttaaaaaaacaaacccAACCTCTTGAAGCCCTTTTATGGCTGATTGCTGCATAGATAAATCCTGTCCATCCGAGGTTAAATCACATATCCTCTCAGCTTTGCCTCGCTCAGCACATATTTCAAAAATCGATAAGTAAAATCGCCTGCAAAGACATTATACCAACAAGAAGTGGTTAacacaatgtaaaatgtttCATTTATTGATAAACATTTCCATTTTTAAGTTGGGAGGTCCTGAATCACCGTGAGGACTGAGAGCTACACGCTGGAGCGGGCTTGAAAATCCGTTGGAGAGCTAGAGGAACCATACCAGGCTCCCTGGCACTCCCAAAAACTGTATGAGTCTTGCCGGAGCCGGTTGACCCCAATGCCGCCAACATTCCGCTTTTACCCCTGAGGAAATCCTCAACCAACGGGTTCACCATCTTCTCGTACACTTCACTCTACAAAAAGTTTCCGAAACCAAATGTAtcagaatagaataaaaattagaaagtaatcatatcaaaataaaataattttagaaagaaaatagtATACCTGAGTCGAGTCAGCTGAAAATACGTAAGAAAAACCTTCGTAAACCTCCGATTTTATCCGTTTGGATTCTTGTAGCGGCAAAGGAGGAGATAATGTAACCGAGTGACAATCCTCGCTCACCGTTACACAACTCtcgttatttttcttctttgaatttttcttctctctcacgCTGTCTTTTTTCGATGGATTTTGAGGCCAAACGTTTTTTGTCCTCGAGCTTGGATTTTGATCTCCTACATTTTTGGTTGAGCCTTTAAGAGGCACGAGAGGACGAATTCTCAAATAGACTCTGAGGTTTTCGGCGATTGAATCTTGGGACCGTGACTGTGAGGCGGCGGTAACGGTGACTGTGGGGGGAGCATTTTGGGGAATTTCTTCGGAGAGAATGTCTTGAATcggaaaagaagaaattggaGGTAATTTAGAGGATGACGTGGAGTGGGAGGGAAGTTGAGGGGGATTGGTTAACGGAGTAGCCCTAGCCTTCCGGTAAGGGTTTCGCCGGACGGTGACGCTGGATGGACACCGTGGAGGACTCTTCGACTCcattgtttctcttttttttccttcctgCTGTCACTCTGTTTCGAAACAAAAATGGCGGAAAATGTGCTTTTGAATTCGGGAAAGTCAAATGTACAAACGTGCTAGGGGCaagtattaattaattggtaattaccaaaaagaacaaaaacaaaataaaatgattaaatggaaATTGGTCAAACAAAACCCGTTCAGTCTctatactttttaattttattcaatttaatctttatattaaaaattaaaataatttaattttttaattttaaaaattatatcaatttaatCTCTCCTTTTAACGACATTCAATTTTACTATTAAAAAATAACGTTAACGATGATGTTGTGTTAAGATGATGACATATTGTGCCACGTGACACTTAGTGATAACGTGGTAATACCATGTGACATTATATGATGTTGTGATAGTGCTGACATGGCATTGACATACTGACGTGGCATTGTCACGTAGCAAATCatacaaattttgaaaaaaaaattctattacgtcatagggattaaattgaacaaaaatatatagtacaataattaattgaataaaattgagatgttgaaagattaaattgaaaaaaatatttgaaaagtacaaatctttaaatagattatttatatgtttatcaataagctaaatatttaagtgtaaaaaaattatagtatcaaaaaatatataaatattttcttatttgattatttgattataaaatatgtaaattaatttatctgttttacaaaaattaagtttgaattctccttcaataaaaaaaatttgaaaaatttcatacctaaagtcaaatttaaatgaataacTTGCATtacgttaaaataaaataatataaaataactaaatatattgatttaattacaactttcacaatttacaaatacacattcttttgaaattattcaaCACTTATCcaattaacattttatttaaatttactcaaattaacaaaatatgttgatttagttacaactttcacaatttataaatacacATTCTTTTGCAAGTATTCAACTTTTACTCAATTTACCTTCTATTTAAATTTACGTAAAAAttcttataaaatgattttatttaaattcaaataccacaatcaaattttgttaaatttaaatttaaattattaatatggatctacaaaaaaattattaataaaataaaatggtacaaatatttacaattatattgaattttatcaaCCATAAATACAATCTTTAATATAgaaattttcaacttaaaaaatataacttgaaatataaaataaaataaaacataaaaattaataaaaattaaaataataaaactcatATTCTATGATTGTAATTAGAGGTTTGTCATATTCAAATTAAGTAAGtcaaaatgaatgattatttttataatcatcaCTAACTCTATATCTctgtttctcatttttttaaaagaaaaaaaaaactaaatcaacatattttgttaatttgagtttaactaaagttaaaaactaagttaaataaattttaaatttttatactattataaatagaagataaaaatttatttagtcattttatattattttatcttaatgtaatataagttatttatctaaatttaactttagatatgaaatttttttcaatttctttttatagaaTGAGTATTCAAACTTAAgttttgtaaaaaatataaattaatttacatattctataatcaaataatcaagtaagaaaatatatattttaacattataaatcttaaatatttagcttattaataagtgtatcaataatttatttaaagatttgtatttttaaaatatttttttaatttagtccctcAACATCTCAATtgtgttcaatttagtccatgtactatatatttttttacaatttaatcCTTTTGAAttggtaaaattttttattgaatttttttttgatctACCATATGGCATTGCCATGTCAGCATGCTAATGTCATGTCATCGTATAGTGCCACATGACATTACCACGTCATCACTCACGCACCACGTGGCATGCCACGTCATCAAAATGCGACACATCAATCCCGATGTTATTTTTTAACGGTAAAATTAGATGCTGATAGGATGAGAGACTAAATTGATGCAATTCTCAAATTTAAGAACCTAAATTGcttatattttaaatacagagattaaattgaacaaaattaaaaaatacaaaagctAGAGAGGTCTTTTGACCAATCGAAATTTCTTCTTCCCCATATTTCAGTTCAATCTCATCATAgaatgattattttaatttatttgatcaatctaaactattattattagttactacttaaaatatattaatacatgttttttaataaaatttgttttgtgtATATTtctatataatttattatttaaactttatttttgttggtttttatCGTTGTTTTagcttttgaaaatatttaattagttgACATTTGTGTATAATATCTTTTGTGGTGAAGATATTTTGGTGACTATATGggttttaaatgttttatttttgatgaaacaagaaaaaattaggtgaattttgattcaaaagtaaaattaaatacatCAAATTAATTGAGCCTTTGGAGAGCAGTGAGCTTCCAGGCTAATTAATACTAATGCCATGTAATTCATGTACGGTTTCTTTTCACTTAATATTACTAATGATAATTGGGCTTTATAGAAAGCCCAAATTTATTcgagtttaatttcaattctcaAATTGTGCCTGGCTAGCATACAGGACCAAAAACAATGGGCTTAAGACgaaaaaggaaacaagcaaGACGTGGTTTGCTTTATCTATGTCTAACACATAGTATTAAATACTATTAATGTGATTGGGTAGCACTTGTCACCTAATCAAGACTCTTTAGGgccttattttaatttattaaaggTTTAAACTGGTTTTTATAACTGTaacttatatgttaatatGTATAGTATAGTATGGGGTTAATTGGAATTAATTTTTGGCTTTTAAATTGAAGTTTgcatttgttttaaattttttatatattgtattttcataaagtttgataataattggttgaaaaaaaaaattattctacTGATAGGTTTTTTGAGCTTTAGTTATTACGGACCTGTTGGGTCTTGGTTTTTATAGGTACAatatttatgttgatttttatGGTAAATTCGTGTTGGGTGACTTATCAATTTCTTGGTTTTTATACTGAAATTTATACTTGTTTTTGAGTTTgtatattgatattttttaagtttattaaaaattattgaattaaaagaaatattatatCGATAAAAGGTTGgtaaaagttaaattattgaataacaatATGGGTTGATATATTTGGGacaatttcttaattttaggTGTtgaatcaaaagaaaaatattatgacAGTTTAACGGTGGAGAAAACTAAGTTAAACGATGTTATGAGTTAGTGCTTGATGGTTGTTACATTTAACTGCTGGTTCCATAATAAGTTCCTTCTCATCAGTGACCTAGACCTTCATTCCTGGCATATAATGAAATCAACAATATGTATAactcaataaaattttgtgcTATAATTACaagggagaagaaaaagaacaaaacacAGACTCGTGCATCTGAGCAAGGATATAAGCAAGCAACATCAGAACCACATAATTTGAAGCCTAATGGCCATTGTTCAGACTCATTTTCCTTACAGACCCTGACAGTCAAGTTTTATGGAAGTTGGAGTAATCTCAGTTATGCAAAACTTTATTTCAATCTGAAAATTAGTTGTTTGTCACATAGCAAATGAGAGGGTTATacatcaaaatccaaaatcTAGTCTAAAGCAAAACCAAGACATCTAGCATGCTGCATTCTTTTCAATCTAAAGTCCTACACCTGTGAAAACgagattttaaaaatgacAACGTTTCTATCATGATTATCACAATAATCTAACACCTTGAATAAgtatctttcctttttttttttttaagattaaaGAGGGTCATTTCATTATATAGAACTATTACTTGCAAAAACAGACAATTATCAACTGGTGTTCCTCTCTCCAGTTAAACTGTCCTAGGATGGCTTACAAAAAAAAGCCATGACAGCAACCTATTATACTGTACACAGAACAAGAGTCCACCACCCTGCTATCAGACTTGGAACAATCAACAAGACAATTATCAACAGGTAACCTTCTTAGAACAGCAACATAAATCTGAGCAAGGCAAACAACACACTCAAAACAGTAAACCACAAAAACCACTGCAAAAGAACAAGCAAGGCTAAGAAACATGTCTTACGGCCTATTTCTTGTTCTTACTTCTCCTGGGACCGTTCAAGGAACAAAATTCCTCTTGATCTCTCATTTCTTGTCACCATGGTGTTAAGAAGTTAAGGGTAAATGCACAGTAAGTCATTGGATCTATCCACACCCGA from the Theobroma cacao cultivar B97-61/B2 chromosome 8, Criollo_cocoa_genome_V2, whole genome shotgun sequence genome contains:
- the LOC18591575 gene encoding kinesin-like protein KIN-6 isoform X2 — translated: MESKSPPRCPSSVTVRRNPYRKARATPLTNPPQLPSHSTSSSKLPPISSFPIQDILSEEIPQNAPPTVTVTAASQSRSQDSIAENLRVYLRIRPLVPLKGSTKNVGDQNPSSRTKNVWPQNPSKKDSVREKKNSKKKNNESCVTVSEDCHSVTLSPPLPLQESKRIKSEVYEGFSYVFSADSTQSEVYEKMVNPLVEDFLRGKSGMLAALGSTGSGKTHTVFGSAREPGMVPLALQRIFKPAPACSSQSSRRFYLSIFEICAERGKAERICDLTSDGQDLSMQQSAIKGLQEVLVHDVAGAEQLIGRALLKRSTAMTNANSQSSRSQCIINIRRGIDSSDAETDEQSNSTVLSIVDLAGAEREKRTGNQGTRLAESNFINNTSMVFGLCLRSLLEHQKKPKKALQKHFQNSLLTRYLRDYLEGKKRMTLILTVKPGEEDYLDASYLLRQASPFMKIKFTNIEAQSNFLCNKRQFQTTFRAKQPKRIKLGSRDASMIEGKIAGDENRLHDEEDLRICNAKFKNCTPLNLNSDNLMKRERNHQIMQNFAKALWSVLKQHNEKLKVAESEIQILKENLRNEKTRSIEMEKELNNLRSFCTCSKENSVASTIVKVGENFESTVHSEGHTFCSFDETKPVLDSSNRINSECSSCLRICDSTPGEDHRNVKVLSPNCNCSPENGDLVRRQQQDMSSQILSHKTSSNLSGLECIDDKQEPEAMVRSSEADVSSPSICVSNENCQIFQIHESFPGTGNIHEDSSESNYVVAEHLDPKSDVKVSTSGNDSSASVEPGQQLGEKNEEVKHTQQQDLTYVPETEIRPDTSCNSSRKEKPKRRLLPASSILVREISTLDADEFDKPRGDGVGNKLAASERQRTQGSISLLRLLKSNLHSLV
- the LOC18591575 gene encoding kinesin-like protein KIN-6 isoform X3, with the translated sequence MESKSPPRCPSSVTVRRNPYRKARATPLTNPPQLPSHSTSSSKLPPISSFPIQDILSEEIPQNAPPTVTVTAASQSRSQDSIAENLRVYLRIRPLVPLKGSTKNVGDQNPSSRTKNVWPQNPSKKDSVREKKNSKKKNNESCVTVSEDCHSVTLSPPLPLQESKRIKSEVYEGFSYVFSADSTQSEVYEKMVNPLVEDFLRGKSGMLAALGSTGSGKTHTVFGSAREPGMVPLALQRIFKPAPACSSQSSRRFYLSIFEICAERGKAERICDLTSDGQDLSMQQSAIKGLQEVLVHDVAGAEQLIGRALLKRSTAMTNANSQSSRSQCIINIRRGIDSSDAETDEQSNSTVLSIVDLAGAEREKRTGNQGTRLAESNFINNTSMVFGLCLRSLLEHQKKPKKALQKHFQNSLLTRYLRDYLEGKKRMTLILTVKPGEEDYLDASYLLRQASPFMKIKFTNIEAQSNFLCNKRQFQTTFRAKQPKRIKLGSRDASMIEGKIAGDENRLHDEEDLRICNAKFKNCTPLNLNSDNLMKRERNHQIMQNFAKALWSVLKQHNEKLKVAESEIQILKENLRNEKTRSIEMEKELNNLRSFCTCSKENSVASTIVKVGENFESTVHSEGHTFCSFDERNVKVLSPNCNCSPENGDLVRRQQQDMSSQILSHKTSSNLSGLECIDDKQEPEAMVRSSEADVSSPSICVSNENCQIFQIHESFPGTGNIHEDSSESNYVVAEHLDPKSDVKVSTSGNDSSASVEPGQQLGEKNEDLLDLLVSPKEVKHTQQQDLTYVPETEIRPDTSCNSSRKEKPKRRLLPASSILVREISTLDADEFDKPRGDGVGNKLAASERQRTQGSISLLRLLKSNLHSLV
- the LOC18591575 gene encoding kinesin-like protein KIN-6 isoform X1, translating into MESKSPPRCPSSVTVRRNPYRKARATPLTNPPQLPSHSTSSSKLPPISSFPIQDILSEEIPQNAPPTVTVTAASQSRSQDSIAENLRVYLRIRPLVPLKGSTKNVGDQNPSSRTKNVWPQNPSKKDSVREKKNSKKKNNESCVTVSEDCHSVTLSPPLPLQESKRIKSEVYEGFSYVFSADSTQSEVYEKMVNPLVEDFLRGKSGMLAALGSTGSGKTHTVFGSAREPGMVPLALQRIFKPAPACSSQSSRRFYLSIFEICAERGKAERICDLTSDGQDLSMQQSAIKGLQEVLVHDVAGAEQLIGRALLKRSTAMTNANSQSSRSQCIINIRRGIDSSDAETDEQSNSTVLSIVDLAGAEREKRTGNQGTRLAESNFINNTSMVFGLCLRSLLEHQKKPKKALQKHFQNSLLTRYLRDYLEGKKRMTLILTVKPGEEDYLDASYLLRQASPFMKIKFTNIEAQSNFLCNKRQFQTTFRAKQPKRIKLGSRDASMIEGKIAGDENRLHDEEDLRICNAKFKNCTPLNLNSDNLMKRERNHQIMQNFAKALWSVLKQHNEKLKVAESEIQILKENLRNEKTRSIEMEKELNNLRSFCTCSKENSVASTIVKVGENFESTVHSEGHTFCSFDETKPVLDSSNRINSECSSCLRICDSTPGEDHRNVKVLSPNCNCSPENGDLVRRQQQDMSSQILSHKTSSNLSGLECIDDKQEPEAMVRSSEADVSSPSICVSNENCQIFQIHESFPGTGNIHEDSSESNYVVAEHLDPKSDVKVSTSGNDSSASVEPGQQLGEKNEDLLDLLVSPKEVKHTQQQDLTYVPETEIRPDTSCNSSRKEKPKRRLLPASSILVREISTLDADEFDKPRGDGVGNKLAASERQRTQGSISLLRLLKSNLHSLV